Proteins from a single region of Mytilus trossulus isolate FHL-02 chromosome 2, PNRI_Mtr1.1.1.hap1, whole genome shotgun sequence:
- the LOC134707004 gene encoding uncharacterized protein LOC134707004 isoform X4, translated as MTWCNMDMLQEEADSLRQQLTDAKMMVQKLQSSLVLQQAKSNSLNSSLQLQLKRNQETLKNERIFADRRLGEVLAHLLFLEGQLKKEQKNVKTVMKQKDDIIKSQNEKISLLTQTNERLVQAVREAYARKGKNGTVMGSFDSCSSESLKENKGKDKSSKTPQKGRFESMKDRLWHHKSALDLTEPESNMKKLRNRMFSSHENLSALHKKEFNQNRDKKCRSIAGYPECSDFFPEIPEGIESKGDNSISELDNQSLYENDLSGSGEDSPKYNDVPFQSYTDSSGHHMTSVGSMPILSQRDTNKDHSFTKERPHSMSAMEYISPEKSDSFSPSPQKSPQTPTSESNPFKNLKTILKRKGSKSKNKKRNVSISQSPAQEVSVKKHFERYDMS; from the exons ATGACATGGTGCAACATGGATATG CTGCAGGAAGAAGCTGATTCGCTACGTCAGCAACTGACAGATGCTAAGATGATGGTCCAAAAATTGCAGTCTAGTCTGGTTTTACAACAGGCCAAGAGCAATTCTTTAAATTCGTCATTACAGTTGCAGCTGAAACGAAATCaggaaacattaaaaaatgaaagaatctTCGCCGATCGTCGGTTAGGGGAAGTGCTTGCACATTTACTTTTCCTTGAAGGACAGttaaaaaaggaacaaaaaaatgtgaaaacagTTATGAAACAGAAAGATGATATTATTAAATCTCAAAATGAAAAGATTAGCTTGTTGACTCAAACAAATGAACGTTTAGTGCAAGCTGTCCGAGAAGCCTATGCACGCAAGGGAAAAAATGGAACAGTCATGGGTTCATTTGATAGTTGTAGTAGTGAAAGTTTGAAGGAAAATAAAGGAAAAGACAAAAGCTCTAAGACTCCACAAAAAGGGAGGTTTGAAAGTATGAAAGACCGATTATGGCATCATAAAAGTGCATTGGATTTAACAGAGCCAGAATCTAATATGAAAAAACTTAGAAATCGTATGTTCAGTAGTCATGAAAATTTATCTGCATTACACAAAAAGGAATTTAATCAGAATCGTGACAAAAAATGTCGAAGTATTGCTGGTTATCCAGAATGTTCTGACTTTTTCCCAGAAATCCCAGAAGGAATTGagtcaaagggagataattctatTTCTGAACTGGATAATCAATCATTGTATGAAAATGATTTAAGTGGTAGTGGTGAAGATAGTCCGAAATATAATGATGTACCATTCCAAAGTTATACTGACAGTAGTGGACATCACATGACTTCTGTCGGCTCTATGCCGATTCTTTCTCAAAGGGATACAAATAAAGATCATTCCTTTACAAAAGAAAGACCTCATTCTATGTCTGCTATGGAATACATATCGCCTGAAAAAAGTGATTCTTTCTCTCCGTCACCACAGAAATCACCTCAGACACCAACATCAGAGTCAAATCcatttaaaaacttgaaaactatattgaaaagaaaaggaagtaaatcgaaaaataaaaaaCGAAATGTGTCAATATCCCAGTCACCTGCACAAGAAGTGAGTGTTAAGAAACACTTTGAAAGATACGACATGTcctga
- the LOC134707004 gene encoding uncharacterized protein LOC134707004 isoform X2, whose protein sequence is MCLFGFFDVFIHLKKKKMYRHHAETYKSTLVMESYEVIGRLQEEADSLRQQLTDAKMMVQKLQSSLVLQQAKSNSLNSSLQLQLKRNQETLKNERIFADRRLGEVLAHLLFLEGQLKKEQKNVKTVMKQKDDIIKSQNEKISLLTQTNERLVQAVREAYARKGKNGTVMGSFDSCSSESLKENKGKDKSSKTPQKGRFESMKDRLWHHKSALDLTEPESNMKKLRNRMFSSHENLSALHKKEFNQNRDKKCRSIAGYPECSDFFPEIPEGIESKGDNSISELDNQSLYENDLSGSGEDSPKYNDVPFQSYTDSSGHHMTSVGSMPILSQRDTNKDHSFTKERPHSMSAMEYISPEKSDSFSPSPQKSPQTPTSESNPFKNLKTILKRKGSKSKNKKRNVSISQSPAQEVSVKKHFERYDMS, encoded by the exons ATGTGTCTGTTTGGattttttgatgtttttatacatttgaaaaagaagaaaatgtatAGACATCATGCTGAAACGTATAAAAGTACTTTGGTAATGGAAAGTTATGAAGTTATTGGAAGG CTGCAGGAAGAAGCTGATTCGCTACGTCAGCAACTGACAGATGCTAAGATGATGGTCCAAAAATTGCAGTCTAGTCTGGTTTTACAACAGGCCAAGAGCAATTCTTTAAATTCGTCATTACAGTTGCAGCTGAAACGAAATCaggaaacattaaaaaatgaaagaatctTCGCCGATCGTCGGTTAGGGGAAGTGCTTGCACATTTACTTTTCCTTGAAGGACAGttaaaaaaggaacaaaaaaatgtgaaaacagTTATGAAACAGAAAGATGATATTATTAAATCTCAAAATGAAAAGATTAGCTTGTTGACTCAAACAAATGAACGTTTAGTGCAAGCTGTCCGAGAAGCCTATGCACGCAAGGGAAAAAATGGAACAGTCATGGGTTCATTTGATAGTTGTAGTAGTGAAAGTTTGAAGGAAAATAAAGGAAAAGACAAAAGCTCTAAGACTCCACAAAAAGGGAGGTTTGAAAGTATGAAAGACCGATTATGGCATCATAAAAGTGCATTGGATTTAACAGAGCCAGAATCTAATATGAAAAAACTTAGAAATCGTATGTTCAGTAGTCATGAAAATTTATCTGCATTACACAAAAAGGAATTTAATCAGAATCGTGACAAAAAATGTCGAAGTATTGCTGGTTATCCAGAATGTTCTGACTTTTTCCCAGAAATCCCAGAAGGAATTGagtcaaagggagataattctatTTCTGAACTGGATAATCAATCATTGTATGAAAATGATTTAAGTGGTAGTGGTGAAGATAGTCCGAAATATAATGATGTACCATTCCAAAGTTATACTGACAGTAGTGGACATCACATGACTTCTGTCGGCTCTATGCCGATTCTTTCTCAAAGGGATACAAATAAAGATCATTCCTTTACAAAAGAAAGACCTCATTCTATGTCTGCTATGGAATACATATCGCCTGAAAAAAGTGATTCTTTCTCTCCGTCACCACAGAAATCACCTCAGACACCAACATCAGAGTCAAATCcatttaaaaacttgaaaactatattgaaaagaaaaggaagtaaatcgaaaaataaaaaaCGAAATGTGTCAATATCCCAGTCACCTGCACAAGAAGTGAGTGTTAAGAAACACTTTGAAAGATACGACATGTcctga
- the LOC134707004 gene encoding uncharacterized protein LOC134707004 isoform X5, with amino-acid sequence MLFERTLKLQEEADSLRQQLTDAKMMVQKLQSSLVLQQAKSNSLNSSLQLQLKRNQETLKNERIFADRRLGEVLAHLLFLEGQLKKEQKNVKTVMKQKDDIIKSQNEKISLLTQTNERLVQAVREAYARKGKNGTVMGSFDSCSSESLKENKGKDKSSKTPQKGRFESMKDRLWHHKSALDLTEPESNMKKLRNRMFSSHENLSALHKKEFNQNRDKKCRSIAGYPECSDFFPEIPEGIESKGDNSISELDNQSLYENDLSGSGEDSPKYNDVPFQSYTDSSGHHMTSVGSMPILSQRDTNKDHSFTKERPHSMSAMEYISPEKSDSFSPSPQKSPQTPTSESNPFKNLKTILKRKGSKSKNKKRNVSISQSPAQEVSVKKHFERYDMS; translated from the coding sequence CTGCAGGAAGAAGCTGATTCGCTACGTCAGCAACTGACAGATGCTAAGATGATGGTCCAAAAATTGCAGTCTAGTCTGGTTTTACAACAGGCCAAGAGCAATTCTTTAAATTCGTCATTACAGTTGCAGCTGAAACGAAATCaggaaacattaaaaaatgaaagaatctTCGCCGATCGTCGGTTAGGGGAAGTGCTTGCACATTTACTTTTCCTTGAAGGACAGttaaaaaaggaacaaaaaaatgtgaaaacagTTATGAAACAGAAAGATGATATTATTAAATCTCAAAATGAAAAGATTAGCTTGTTGACTCAAACAAATGAACGTTTAGTGCAAGCTGTCCGAGAAGCCTATGCACGCAAGGGAAAAAATGGAACAGTCATGGGTTCATTTGATAGTTGTAGTAGTGAAAGTTTGAAGGAAAATAAAGGAAAAGACAAAAGCTCTAAGACTCCACAAAAAGGGAGGTTTGAAAGTATGAAAGACCGATTATGGCATCATAAAAGTGCATTGGATTTAACAGAGCCAGAATCTAATATGAAAAAACTTAGAAATCGTATGTTCAGTAGTCATGAAAATTTATCTGCATTACACAAAAAGGAATTTAATCAGAATCGTGACAAAAAATGTCGAAGTATTGCTGGTTATCCAGAATGTTCTGACTTTTTCCCAGAAATCCCAGAAGGAATTGagtcaaagggagataattctatTTCTGAACTGGATAATCAATCATTGTATGAAAATGATTTAAGTGGTAGTGGTGAAGATAGTCCGAAATATAATGATGTACCATTCCAAAGTTATACTGACAGTAGTGGACATCACATGACTTCTGTCGGCTCTATGCCGATTCTTTCTCAAAGGGATACAAATAAAGATCATTCCTTTACAAAAGAAAGACCTCATTCTATGTCTGCTATGGAATACATATCGCCTGAAAAAAGTGATTCTTTCTCTCCGTCACCACAGAAATCACCTCAGACACCAACATCAGAGTCAAATCcatttaaaaacttgaaaactatattgaaaagaaaaggaagtaaatcgaaaaataaaaaaCGAAATGTGTCAATATCCCAGTCACCTGCACAAGAAGTGAGTGTTAAGAAACACTTTGAAAGATACGACATGTcctga
- the LOC134707004 gene encoding uncharacterized protein LOC134707004 isoform X3: MPSTDFFHWSKIFNRTRKSIKLQEEADSLRQQLTDAKMMVQKLQSSLVLQQAKSNSLNSSLQLQLKRNQETLKNERIFADRRLGEVLAHLLFLEGQLKKEQKNVKTVMKQKDDIIKSQNEKISLLTQTNERLVQAVREAYARKGKNGTVMGSFDSCSSESLKENKGKDKSSKTPQKGRFESMKDRLWHHKSALDLTEPESNMKKLRNRMFSSHENLSALHKKEFNQNRDKKCRSIAGYPECSDFFPEIPEGIESKGDNSISELDNQSLYENDLSGSGEDSPKYNDVPFQSYTDSSGHHMTSVGSMPILSQRDTNKDHSFTKERPHSMSAMEYISPEKSDSFSPSPQKSPQTPTSESNPFKNLKTILKRKGSKSKNKKRNVSISQSPAQEVSVKKHFERYDMS; the protein is encoded by the coding sequence CTGCAGGAAGAAGCTGATTCGCTACGTCAGCAACTGACAGATGCTAAGATGATGGTCCAAAAATTGCAGTCTAGTCTGGTTTTACAACAGGCCAAGAGCAATTCTTTAAATTCGTCATTACAGTTGCAGCTGAAACGAAATCaggaaacattaaaaaatgaaagaatctTCGCCGATCGTCGGTTAGGGGAAGTGCTTGCACATTTACTTTTCCTTGAAGGACAGttaaaaaaggaacaaaaaaatgtgaaaacagTTATGAAACAGAAAGATGATATTATTAAATCTCAAAATGAAAAGATTAGCTTGTTGACTCAAACAAATGAACGTTTAGTGCAAGCTGTCCGAGAAGCCTATGCACGCAAGGGAAAAAATGGAACAGTCATGGGTTCATTTGATAGTTGTAGTAGTGAAAGTTTGAAGGAAAATAAAGGAAAAGACAAAAGCTCTAAGACTCCACAAAAAGGGAGGTTTGAAAGTATGAAAGACCGATTATGGCATCATAAAAGTGCATTGGATTTAACAGAGCCAGAATCTAATATGAAAAAACTTAGAAATCGTATGTTCAGTAGTCATGAAAATTTATCTGCATTACACAAAAAGGAATTTAATCAGAATCGTGACAAAAAATGTCGAAGTATTGCTGGTTATCCAGAATGTTCTGACTTTTTCCCAGAAATCCCAGAAGGAATTGagtcaaagggagataattctatTTCTGAACTGGATAATCAATCATTGTATGAAAATGATTTAAGTGGTAGTGGTGAAGATAGTCCGAAATATAATGATGTACCATTCCAAAGTTATACTGACAGTAGTGGACATCACATGACTTCTGTCGGCTCTATGCCGATTCTTTCTCAAAGGGATACAAATAAAGATCATTCCTTTACAAAAGAAAGACCTCATTCTATGTCTGCTATGGAATACATATCGCCTGAAAAAAGTGATTCTTTCTCTCCGTCACCACAGAAATCACCTCAGACACCAACATCAGAGTCAAATCcatttaaaaacttgaaaactatattgaaaagaaaaggaagtaaatcgaaaaataaaaaaCGAAATGTGTCAATATCCCAGTCACCTGCACAAGAAGTGAGTGTTAAGAAACACTTTGAAAGATACGACATGTcctga
- the LOC134707004 gene encoding uncharacterized protein LOC134707004 isoform X6, with protein MMVQKLQSSLVLQQAKSNSLNSSLQLQLKRNQETLKNERIFADRRLGEVLAHLLFLEGQLKKEQKNVKTVMKQKDDIIKSQNEKISLLTQTNERLVQAVREAYARKGKNGTVMGSFDSCSSESLKENKGKDKSSKTPQKGRFESMKDRLWHHKSALDLTEPESNMKKLRNRMFSSHENLSALHKKEFNQNRDKKCRSIAGYPECSDFFPEIPEGIESKGDNSISELDNQSLYENDLSGSGEDSPKYNDVPFQSYTDSSGHHMTSVGSMPILSQRDTNKDHSFTKERPHSMSAMEYISPEKSDSFSPSPQKSPQTPTSESNPFKNLKTILKRKGSKSKNKKRNVSISQSPAQEVSVKKHFERYDMS; from the coding sequence ATGATGGTCCAAAAATTGCAGTCTAGTCTGGTTTTACAACAGGCCAAGAGCAATTCTTTAAATTCGTCATTACAGTTGCAGCTGAAACGAAATCaggaaacattaaaaaatgaaagaatctTCGCCGATCGTCGGTTAGGGGAAGTGCTTGCACATTTACTTTTCCTTGAAGGACAGttaaaaaaggaacaaaaaaatgtgaaaacagTTATGAAACAGAAAGATGATATTATTAAATCTCAAAATGAAAAGATTAGCTTGTTGACTCAAACAAATGAACGTTTAGTGCAAGCTGTCCGAGAAGCCTATGCACGCAAGGGAAAAAATGGAACAGTCATGGGTTCATTTGATAGTTGTAGTAGTGAAAGTTTGAAGGAAAATAAAGGAAAAGACAAAAGCTCTAAGACTCCACAAAAAGGGAGGTTTGAAAGTATGAAAGACCGATTATGGCATCATAAAAGTGCATTGGATTTAACAGAGCCAGAATCTAATATGAAAAAACTTAGAAATCGTATGTTCAGTAGTCATGAAAATTTATCTGCATTACACAAAAAGGAATTTAATCAGAATCGTGACAAAAAATGTCGAAGTATTGCTGGTTATCCAGAATGTTCTGACTTTTTCCCAGAAATCCCAGAAGGAATTGagtcaaagggagataattctatTTCTGAACTGGATAATCAATCATTGTATGAAAATGATTTAAGTGGTAGTGGTGAAGATAGTCCGAAATATAATGATGTACCATTCCAAAGTTATACTGACAGTAGTGGACATCACATGACTTCTGTCGGCTCTATGCCGATTCTTTCTCAAAGGGATACAAATAAAGATCATTCCTTTACAAAAGAAAGACCTCATTCTATGTCTGCTATGGAATACATATCGCCTGAAAAAAGTGATTCTTTCTCTCCGTCACCACAGAAATCACCTCAGACACCAACATCAGAGTCAAATCcatttaaaaacttgaaaactatattgaaaagaaaaggaagtaaatcgaaaaataaaaaaCGAAATGTGTCAATATCCCAGTCACCTGCACAAGAAGTGAGTGTTAAGAAACACTTTGAAAGATACGACATGTcctga